A window from Methylococcus mesophilus encodes these proteins:
- a CDS encoding S8 family serine peptidase translates to MKPALIFRARAALGAAVFFLVAASGPAAATPWTPTAWKDNGKLRHWVRDTNDNFVDDLIEARTDSTAVIVDLNGCVGNPASSPFIAYLKTLGDVRYVGKYLSLVVVTGIDRDEARQIGARPEVAMVELAEKGRWTWDVYQAAKVRASTTYAQTLESGFGWPATLNGSGANVAILDTGVGVAYDASFRHGYNALTDSVENPSAEPPAQDHAGYMAELIYDPANGIARGAGLIDIKIGDGSGPDPAAYVRALEKVYEMHRTWQIHVVSISAAFSGAADGRESWNQLVDLVSGMGVLVVAGSGDNAADSPVLTPGAATRALAVATADIHNTVERANDTATTVQGPRANDLDDDPLDELKPEVVFPMGGSMWLPSNSAATAATAGLAALAFGYNSQLRDFDNAAAGNVKDLLIRSAEARDTADTAVAYPQPAATWDNHWGFGEIDAYQAFHNLSDGSQGGVADLTFLGFDGSAHPNPSDPWYYSHAVETESERGGRNISSGVADRIYARIHNNGPGNVQRVRISFGFYPFTAGIPTFYDLGSQVVDIANGETREISIAWTPPDLPTGEFHGCILATIDYGYDTHFGNRSNVAQKNVRVHDTSSPAKFDFRVENTLPVKATIRLRVENQIPDWNVKLSEDKFVLDVHDCARLIQAVVTPTASPPKHDDVVFFVTAQAAPFGTEDFVDIGGVALHARYGGGAGYYFPPWATVATVLILVVALLYLVLRFRRRA, encoded by the coding sequence ATGAAACCAGCGCTTATCTTTCGTGCTCGCGCCGCGCTAGGCGCAGCCGTGTTTTTCCTTGTCGCTGCCTCGGGCCCCGCAGCAGCGACTCCTTGGACTCCGACGGCATGGAAGGACAACGGCAAGCTGCGCCATTGGGTTCGCGATACCAATGACAATTTCGTGGACGATCTGATCGAAGCCCGTACCGATTCGACGGCTGTCATCGTGGATTTGAACGGATGCGTCGGAAACCCTGCCTCGAGTCCCTTCATCGCTTATCTCAAGACTCTGGGCGACGTCAGGTATGTCGGCAAATACCTAAGCCTCGTGGTCGTTACGGGTATCGACCGCGACGAAGCCAGGCAAATCGGAGCGCGGCCCGAAGTCGCGATGGTGGAACTGGCCGAGAAGGGTCGCTGGACCTGGGACGTTTACCAGGCGGCCAAGGTCCGCGCCAGCACGACCTATGCCCAAACCCTGGAAAGCGGCTTCGGCTGGCCTGCCACTCTGAATGGAAGCGGTGCCAACGTCGCGATTCTCGATACCGGGGTAGGCGTTGCCTACGACGCTTCGTTCCGGCACGGCTATAACGCCTTGACCGATTCCGTAGAGAATCCGTCCGCCGAACCCCCCGCACAGGATCATGCCGGCTACATGGCTGAACTGATCTACGATCCGGCCAACGGTATCGCCCGCGGGGCCGGGCTCATCGACATCAAGATCGGCGACGGTTCCGGACCCGATCCCGCGGCGTACGTCCGTGCTCTCGAAAAGGTCTACGAGATGCACCGCACCTGGCAGATCCATGTCGTCTCCATCTCGGCGGCTTTCAGCGGGGCGGCCGACGGTCGCGAAAGCTGGAACCAACTCGTCGACTTGGTCTCGGGGATGGGGGTTCTCGTGGTCGCCGGTTCGGGCGACAATGCCGCGGACTCGCCGGTCCTCACGCCGGGCGCGGCGACCCGGGCCCTCGCCGTGGCCACGGCGGACATTCATAACACGGTCGAGCGTGCCAACGACACTGCCACGACGGTTCAGGGACCCCGCGCGAACGATCTGGACGACGACCCTCTGGACGAACTCAAGCCCGAGGTCGTCTTTCCGATGGGCGGGTCCATGTGGCTTCCCTCCAATTCGGCTGCGACCGCCGCCACGGCGGGACTCGCTGCGCTTGCCTTCGGCTATAACTCCCAGCTGAGGGATTTCGACAACGCCGCCGCCGGCAACGTCAAGGACTTATTGATCCGCAGCGCCGAGGCTCGGGATACCGCCGATACCGCCGTCGCCTATCCGCAGCCGGCCGCAACCTGGGACAACCATTGGGGCTTTGGGGAGATCGACGCCTACCAGGCCTTTCATAACCTGTCCGATGGCTCCCAAGGAGGGGTGGCTGATCTGACCTTTCTGGGATTCGACGGCAGCGCGCACCCCAATCCCAGCGACCCGTGGTACTACTCTCACGCCGTCGAAACCGAGAGCGAACGCGGCGGGCGCAATATCAGTTCCGGGGTGGCGGATCGCATCTATGCCCGCATTCACAATAACGGACCCGGAAATGTCCAGCGGGTCCGGATCAGCTTTGGATTCTATCCCTTCACCGCAGGCATCCCCACCTTTTACGACCTGGGCAGCCAGGTGGTCGATATCGCAAACGGGGAGACGCGAGAAATCTCGATTGCATGGACACCGCCGGACCTGCCTACCGGCGAGTTTCATGGATGTATCCTCGCCACCATCGACTACGGCTACGATACCCACTTCGGGAACCGTTCCAATGTCGCTCAGAAAAACGTCCGCGTCCATGACACATCCTCTCCGGCGAAGTTCGATTTCCGCGTCGAAAATACCTTGCCTGTAAAGGCCACAATCCGCCTCCGGGTCGAGAATCAGATTCCTGACTGGAACGTCAAGCTGAGCGAAGACAAGTTCGTATTGGATGTGCACGACTGCGCCAGGCTCATCCAGGCCGTCGTGACGCCGACGGCCTCGCCGCCTAAGCATGATGACGTCGTCTTTTTCGTGACCGCCCAGGCCGCGCCCTTTGGCACCGAGGATTTCGTGGACATCGGAGGCGTGGCTCTGCATGCCCGCTATGGCGGTGGAGCTGGTTATTATTTCCCGCCCTGGGCTACGGTCGCGACCGTTTTGATTCTGGTCGTGGCGTTGCTGTACTTGGTGCTCCGGTTCCGTAGGCGCGCTTGA
- a CDS encoding PqqD family peptide modification chaperone codes for MLQATLGASAVLAQPGDRRLCILNPLAAWLWEAHQAGYGVDRMAQLLAARFALTEDEARTQVEAMVGHWDRAGLLGEPGPDPMGGPAAVPRTGRFPAQRQPDEATPVRYLRLGDRQLGLAVDDAVVAARLAKLLGSPGSPSDAAVSHTVHLAGTAEDWTLWLDAEPSVSGTGADAALVETFHALCELASAAEERLIVLHGAGLVVRERIGVALIGQGGAGKTTLAAALNAAGHVLLSDDVVPVNAEGKLVGLGSSICLKPGSWPVLAPLRPDLDTAEPLLRFGERVRYLPPAGPAPEAPVPLRLFLFPNYRPDAEPALTPLSPESVLHGIVTAEAVIRHLTQDKLDALARWVASAPAFELVYPDLDSALELVEEALGAVP; via the coding sequence ATGCTGCAAGCCACATTGGGCGCAAGCGCCGTCCTCGCCCAGCCCGGCGACCGACGCCTGTGCATCCTCAACCCGCTCGCGGCTTGGCTGTGGGAAGCGCACCAGGCCGGCTACGGAGTCGATCGGATGGCGCAATTGCTGGCGGCGCGGTTCGCCCTGACGGAAGACGAGGCCAGGACGCAGGTCGAAGCGATGGTCGGGCACTGGGACCGGGCCGGCCTGCTCGGCGAACCGGGCCCGGACCCGATGGGCGGACCCGCTGCCGTTCCCCGGACCGGACGGTTCCCTGCCCAGAGGCAGCCTGACGAGGCGACACCGGTCCGGTACCTTCGCCTGGGGGACAGGCAACTCGGCCTCGCCGTCGACGACGCCGTCGTGGCGGCCCGGCTGGCAAAGCTGCTCGGCTCTCCAGGCAGCCCTTCCGATGCCGCGGTGTCTCACACCGTGCATCTGGCCGGCACGGCCGAAGACTGGACGCTGTGGCTCGACGCCGAGCCTTCGGTTTCCGGCACCGGGGCCGACGCCGCCCTGGTCGAAACCTTCCACGCCCTGTGTGAGCTCGCCTCCGCCGCCGAAGAACGGCTGATCGTGCTGCACGGCGCGGGGCTGGTGGTGCGGGAGCGGATTGGCGTGGCGCTGATCGGGCAGGGCGGCGCGGGCAAGACCACCCTGGCGGCGGCGCTCAACGCCGCCGGGCACGTGCTGCTGAGCGACGATGTGGTACCGGTGAACGCCGAAGGGAAGCTGGTAGGCTTGGGCTCAAGCATCTGCCTGAAACCGGGCAGCTGGCCGGTGCTCGCGCCGCTGCGGCCCGACCTGGACACGGCCGAACCGCTGCTGCGCTTCGGAGAGCGGGTGCGGTATCTGCCGCCCGCCGGCCCGGCACCGGAGGCGCCGGTGCCGCTCCGCCTGTTCCTGTTCCCGAACTACCGGCCGGACGCCGAACCCGCATTGACGCCGCTGTCTCCCGAGAGCGTGCTGCACGGGATCGTCACGGCCGAGGCGGTGATCCGTCACCTCACCCAGGACAAGCTCGACGCCCTGGCGCGCTGGGTAGCTTCGGCACCGGCCTTCGAACTGGTCTACCCCGACCTGGACAGCGCGCTGGAGCTGGTGGAGGAGGCCTTGGGGGCTGTGCCTTAA
- a CDS encoding NAD(P)/FAD-dependent oxidoreductase: protein MQQKQNKEPVPRILIIGGGAGGLELATKLGKTLGRKGKAQVTLIDAHPTHIWKPLLHEVAAGTMDVNDDELDYLAQANACHFRFVLGRMNGLDRAAKQVKLAPTLNVAGEEVIPACSYPYDILVIAVGSVCNDFGVPGVAQNCIFLDTAEEAQQFHRRLLEAYMRAHAMGGAKQAGQLDVAIVGGGATGIELSAQLHQATRLLAAYGLDNVKPSDIKIHLIEAAPRLLPELPPRLSESTVKQLLSLDVELHLGERVVEARPDGVLTQTGKFIPAALKVWAAGVKAPDFLAQTDLETNRINQAVVRQTLQTTRDDHIFAIGDCSACPWPEKNATVPPRAQSAHQQADTAYKNILRLLAGKALADYRYRDYGSLVSLGKYSTVGNLMGNLLGSVMIEGVIARLVYLSLYKMHQNALFGPFRVGLIMIAHFFSQKLRPKIKLH from the coding sequence ATGCAACAAAAACAGAATAAGGAACCCGTACCGCGCATCCTGATCATCGGCGGCGGCGCCGGTGGCCTGGAACTGGCAACCAAACTGGGCAAAACTCTCGGCAGGAAAGGAAAGGCGCAGGTGACCCTCATCGACGCCCACCCCACCCATATCTGGAAACCTCTGCTGCATGAAGTCGCGGCGGGCACGATGGACGTGAACGACGACGAGCTGGATTACTTGGCGCAGGCCAACGCCTGCCATTTCCGTTTCGTCCTGGGACGCATGAACGGCCTGGACCGTGCGGCTAAACAGGTAAAGCTCGCGCCGACGCTCAATGTCGCGGGCGAGGAGGTGATCCCCGCCTGTTCCTATCCCTACGATATCCTGGTGATCGCGGTCGGCAGCGTGTGCAACGATTTCGGCGTGCCCGGCGTGGCGCAGAACTGCATCTTCCTGGATACCGCGGAAGAAGCTCAGCAGTTTCACCGCCGCCTGTTGGAAGCCTACATGCGCGCCCATGCAATGGGAGGCGCGAAGCAGGCCGGCCAGCTAGACGTGGCCATCGTCGGCGGTGGTGCCACCGGCATCGAACTTTCGGCCCAGTTGCATCAGGCCACCCGGCTGCTGGCCGCGTACGGCCTCGACAACGTCAAACCGTCGGACATCAAGATTCATCTGATCGAGGCCGCGCCCCGGCTGCTGCCGGAGCTGCCGCCGCGCCTTTCGGAGTCCACGGTCAAGCAGCTCCTGTCGCTCGACGTGGAGCTGCACCTTGGCGAGCGCGTGGTGGAGGCGCGGCCGGACGGGGTCCTCACCCAGACCGGCAAATTCATCCCCGCCGCGCTGAAAGTCTGGGCGGCCGGGGTGAAGGCGCCGGACTTCCTGGCGCAGACCGATCTGGAAACCAACCGCATCAATCAGGCCGTGGTGCGCCAGACTTTGCAGACGACACGGGACGACCACATCTTTGCCATCGGAGACTGCAGCGCCTGCCCCTGGCCGGAAAAGAACGCCACGGTGCCGCCACGCGCCCAGTCGGCCCATCAGCAGGCCGACACGGCCTACAAGAACATTCTGCGGCTCCTGGCCGGCAAGGCGCTGGCCGATTACCGCTACCGCGACTACGGTTCCCTGGTTTCCCTGGGAAAATACAGCACGGTGGGCAACCTGATGGGTAACCTCCTGGGCAGCGTGATGATCGAAGGGGTGATCGCCCGCCTGGTCTACCTGAGCCTTTACAAGATGCACCAGAATGCCCTGTTCGGGCCGTTCCGGGTCGGGTTGATCATGATCGCCCATTTCTTCAGCCAGAAGCTGCGGCCGAAGATCAAGCTGCACTGA
- a CDS encoding FG-GAP repeat protein — protein sequence MQLFSQYRLQTIGDLGYARRISAIADNRAGAGSGSAEFRGLGGGDGGHDAAGAPVGRKCRPEENRGGGKRLRLTHPDNGLALRFEEGAVAVSPLQPRNSTEHKVSDWHWGLKLIGYGTPSAIRPVAPAQAVAAERRLEYRRGAVAEWYENRPEGLEQGFTLAEPPATGAEDLVLSLAVEGGLQPSLDPAGRAVAFRDATGAAVLHYKDLQVTDAAGKSIPARLALAGDGVQIHVDARGAVWPIVVDPLVSSQQIVAASDAATTTTFGFSVAVSGDTALVGAAFANYGGFTTAGKAYVYVRSSGGVWSQQAILNASDPEVDAKFGSSVALYGDTALIGAPYATSNSSTWAGQAYVFIRSGTTWTQQALLYASDQTANAFFGWSVALSGETALVGAYQANSGGKSKAGQAYVFTRSGAVWTEQAILYASDRSPGFNFGNAVALSGDTALIGAYSATYPSSPNLAYAGKAYVFVRSGTAWTEQQALPPPDPQQLGRFGYAVALSGDTALISQPYRNTVGPLGAGEVFVFARSGSSWRQQQILYASDAAGNAYFGNALALSGDTALVGAYNANSPIASGAGKAYVFARSGTTWTEQKILYASDGAYGDNFGNWVALSGNTALVGAPYGYSGGNADAGKAYFYTFPCAFGTGVVATGSPSTSLWKMIALPCNPQDPYVGYTFGDLDSTYANFSSAGWNSTWGLYTRNAATDAYAFSNLGAIVSPGTGYWLKSYNSPTYGAVVINGSATPVTTSAQCASANGCYSITLTSTASASGLMNLVGNPLPYDIDWANVRLLVDDVAVYAPVAAQIGNLMSKSFSIWNGTSYDTYDDVTPGLTGALKVFQSFWVKTLPGSSGHTLKLLIPAKPSTTSQAFPMPSQTLAAGTLPWYLGWLDWVVAPVKAEEAGLAVEAQGAGMKAQGLAARAATRRSHASALASLKAWYVRLKLDNPALGYKDSGNILGQLPDAKAGYDAYDLAEPAPFAAPYLTLVFPHKDWGDKAGAYASDYRPAKGLKAMSWDIEIRADQAGSEVRVSWQGDPRILARSRLTDLSSGQTYSVGDPDLVANGVAVFLADKVQRLRWRYLGGLGKP from the coding sequence GTGCAATTGTTTTCCCAGTACAGACTTCAAACGATAGGAGACCTCGGATATGCGCGACGGATTTCGGCTATTGCGGACAATCGGGCTGGCGCTGGTTCTGGGAGTGCCGAGTTTCGGGGTCTGGGCGGCGGAGACGGAGGCCACGATGCCGCCGGAGCTCCAGTCGGCCGTAAGTGCCGACCTGAGGAAAATCGCGGCGGCGGAAAGAGGCTACGCCTCACTCATCCGGACAATGGCCTCGCGCTGCGCTTCGAGGAAGGCGCGGTCGCCGTCAGCCCGCTCCAGCCACGGAACAGCACAGAACATAAAGTTTCTGACTGGCACTGGGGCCTGAAGCTCATCGGCTACGGCACGCCGAGCGCGATCCGGCCGGTCGCTCCCGCCCAAGCCGTCGCGGCGGAACGGCGGCTTGAATACCGCCGCGGCGCCGTCGCCGAATGGTACGAAAACCGTCCGGAAGGGCTGGAGCAGGGCTTCACCCTGGCGGAACCGCCCGCCACCGGCGCGGAAGACCTGGTGCTCAGCCTGGCGGTGGAAGGCGGCCTGCAGCCCTCACTCGATCCCGCCGGCCGGGCCGTCGCCTTCCGCGACGCCACCGGTGCCGCCGTCCTGCATTACAAGGATCTCCAGGTGACCGACGCCGCCGGCAAATCCATCCCGGCCCGCCTCGCCCTGGCCGGGGACGGCGTGCAAATCCATGTCGACGCCCGGGGCGCCGTCTGGCCCATCGTGGTGGACCCGTTGGTCAGCAGCCAGCAGATCGTAGCCGCCTCGGATGCGGCGACGACCACGACCTTCGGCTTCTCGGTCGCCGTGTCCGGTGACACGGCGCTGGTGGGGGCGGCCTTTGCCAATTACGGCGGTTTCACCACCGCCGGTAAAGCCTACGTCTATGTCCGCTCCAGCGGCGGCGTCTGGTCACAGCAGGCCATTCTGAACGCCTCGGACCCTGAGGTGGACGCCAAATTCGGGAGCTCGGTCGCCCTGTACGGCGATACCGCCCTGATCGGTGCACCCTACGCGACTTCCAACAGTTCAACCTGGGCCGGACAGGCCTACGTCTTCATCCGTTCCGGCACCACCTGGACCCAGCAGGCCCTGTTGTACGCCTCGGACCAGACGGCGAACGCCTTCTTCGGGTGGTCGGTGGCCCTCTCGGGCGAAACCGCCCTGGTAGGAGCTTACCAAGCGAACTCCGGCGGCAAAAGCAAGGCGGGCCAAGCCTACGTCTTCACCCGTTCCGGAGCGGTATGGACCGAACAGGCCATTCTGTACGCCTCGGACCGGAGCCCGGGATTCAATTTCGGCAATGCCGTGGCGCTGTCCGGCGACACGGCCCTGATCGGTGCGTATAGCGCCACATACCCCTCTAGCCCTAATCTCGCCTATGCGGGAAAGGCTTATGTGTTCGTCCGCTCGGGGACCGCCTGGACCGAGCAGCAGGCCTTGCCGCCGCCGGATCCCCAGCAGCTGGGTCGATTTGGCTATGCAGTGGCCCTGTCCGGCGATACCGCCCTGATATCCCAGCCTTACAGGAATACGGTCGGGCCCCTCGGTGCGGGGGAGGTCTTCGTCTTTGCCCGCTCCGGCTCGTCCTGGAGGCAGCAGCAAATCCTGTACGCCTCGGATGCGGCGGGCAACGCCTATTTCGGCAATGCGCTGGCCCTGTCCGGCGACACCGCCCTGGTGGGGGCGTACAACGCCAACTCCCCCATCGCCAGCGGCGCCGGCAAAGCCTATGTTTTTGCCCGCTCCGGCACGACCTGGACCGAACAGAAGATCCTCTACGCATCGGATGGGGCCTACGGCGACAATTTCGGCAACTGGGTGGCCCTGTCGGGCAATACGGCTCTGGTGGGAGCGCCTTACGGATATTCGGGCGGCAACGCCGACGCGGGCAAGGCCTATTTCTACACCTTCCCCTGTGCCTTCGGTACCGGCGTCGTCGCCACCGGTAGCCCCTCCACTTCGCTGTGGAAGATGATCGCTCTCCCCTGTAATCCTCAAGACCCCTACGTTGGCTATACCTTCGGTGACCTGGATTCGACCTATGCCAATTTTAGTAGCGCTGGATGGAATAGCACCTGGGGGCTATACACCCGCAATGCCGCCACCGACGCCTACGCCTTTTCCAACCTCGGTGCCATTGTCTCCCCTGGCACCGGCTACTGGCTCAAGAGCTATAACAGCCCCACGTATGGAGCCGTCGTCATCAACGGCAGCGCCACCCCGGTAACCACCAGCGCCCAGTGCGCTTCGGCCAACGGCTGCTACTCCATCACCCTCACCAGTACCGCAAGCGCCTCCGGCCTGATGAATCTGGTGGGTAATCCTCTGCCTTATGACATCGACTGGGCCAACGTCCGGCTGCTGGTCGACGACGTTGCGGTCTATGCACCGGTCGCGGCCCAGATCGGCAACCTCATGTCCAAGAGTTTCTCCATCTGGAACGGCACCAGTTACGACACCTACGACGACGTGACTCCCGGCCTGACCGGCGCGCTGAAGGTATTCCAGTCGTTCTGGGTCAAGACCCTGCCCGGCTCGAGCGGCCATACCCTGAAGCTGCTGATCCCCGCGAAGCCCAGTACCACCAGCCAGGCCTTCCCCATGCCCAGCCAAACCCTGGCGGCCGGCACCCTGCCCTGGTACCTTGGCTGGCTGGACTGGGTGGTGGCGCCGGTTAAGGCCGAAGAAGCCGGGCTGGCGGTCGAAGCCCAGGGTGCCGGCATGAAAGCCCAAGGCCTGGCCGCCCGCGCAGCGACGCGGCGCAGCCACGCCTCCGCCCTGGCCAGTCTCAAGGCCTGGTACGTCCGGCTCAAGCTGGACAACCCTGCGCTCGGCTACAAGGACAGCGGCAACATTCTCGGCCAACTGCCCGACGCCAAAGCGGGCTACGACGCCTACGATCTGGCCGAGCCGGCGCCCTTCGCCGCGCCCTACCTCACCCTGGTGTTCCCGCACAAAGACTGGGGCGACAAGGCCGGCGCCTATGCCAGCGACTACCGGCCGGCCAAAGGCCTGAAGGCCATGAGCTGGGACATCGAAATCCGCGCCGATCAGGCGGGGTCGGAAGTGCGGGTGAGCTGGCAGGGCGACCCGCGGATCCTGGCCCGATCGCGGCTGACCGACCTGAGCAGCGGACAGACCTACTCGGTTGGCGACCCCGACCTCGTCGCCAACGGCGTGGCGGTATTCCTGGCCGACAAGGTGCAGCGCCTGCGCTGGCGTTACCTCGGCGGCCTGGGCAAACCGTAA
- a CDS encoding CHAD domain-containing protein translates to MQQTEKDTGRAGTGPAAAGRADAVVRRFALQCLDRMESSETGILENRDTEALHDYRVALRRSRTLLGQLKGLFPEREVRRWLDRLGRLGELTGPLRDCHVMLADLPLYHSVLPESLRPALAPLQVYLEREAASAHRIVADRLRHKDYRRAIESWRRFLERPAPKRPSAPNARAAAGEVCGRRIWKLYRRMLREGAVLGPDSPQEAFHALRKQGKKLRYLLEFSASLRDDGKLRDLITHLKKLQDVLGEFQDTAVQRARLLHLAETLKQDGQPLETLLAMGVLVGYMEGRQSRCRRAFGEGFAAFAGKPSRRRFRKLFGPGHGEGDRDQRGV, encoded by the coding sequence ATGCAGCAGACTGAAAAGGACACGGGGAGGGCCGGCACAGGACCGGCGGCGGCGGGGCGTGCCGATGCCGTCGTACGCCGGTTCGCGTTGCAGTGTCTCGATCGCATGGAGTCGAGCGAAACCGGGATACTGGAAAACCGCGATACCGAGGCCCTGCACGATTACCGTGTGGCCCTGCGCCGCAGCCGGACCTTGCTGGGGCAGCTGAAAGGCCTATTCCCCGAACGGGAGGTCCGCCGCTGGCTGGACCGGCTCGGACGGCTGGGCGAATTGACCGGCCCGCTGCGGGATTGCCACGTCATGCTCGCCGATCTGCCGCTCTACCATTCGGTGCTGCCCGAGTCGCTGAGGCCGGCCTTGGCGCCGTTGCAGGTCTATCTCGAGCGGGAGGCGGCGTCCGCTCACCGGATCGTGGCGGATCGTTTGCGGCACAAGGATTACCGGCGCGCGATCGAAAGCTGGCGCCGGTTCCTCGAACGGCCCGCGCCGAAACGGCCATCGGCGCCCAATGCCCGCGCTGCCGCCGGCGAGGTCTGCGGCCGGCGCATCTGGAAGCTTTACCGGCGGATGCTGCGGGAGGGGGCGGTGCTCGGGCCGGACAGTCCGCAGGAGGCGTTCCACGCCTTGCGGAAGCAAGGCAAGAAACTGCGCTATCTGCTGGAATTTTCGGCTTCGCTCCGGGACGATGGCAAACTCCGGGATCTCATCACCCACTTGAAGAAGCTGCAGGACGTCCTCGGCGAATTCCAGGACACGGCCGTTCAGCGCGCCCGCCTCCTGCACCTGGCGGAAACCCTGAAACAGGACGGCCAGCCGCTCGAAACCCTGCTGGCGATGGGCGTCCTGGTCGGTTATATGGAGGGGCGCCAGTCGCGCTGCCGCCGGGCTTTCGGGGAAGGTTTCGCGGCATTCGCCGGAAAGCCTTCGCGCCGGCGTTTTCGCAAGCTGTTCGGGCCCGGCCACGGCGAAGGAGACAGGGACCAGCGCGGGGTTTAA
- a CDS encoding RelA/SpoT family protein: MKHTHYQSDASKLEAEQLHQLFEQGYPAQAENIRKALNLAIDAAAKDSEPRPRGVDVGHILLDLKVDAHSVQAALLADPYLRETLPAEFVRVHFEEETVRLLEKVNWLNTFNEYSLQENPGPEQAELLRRMLLSVVNDVRAVLIRLAYRVQRMRILKYQDDGVRESIARETLELYAPLAHRLGVGQLKWELEDLSFRYLHPDEYRTLAKSLSTNRAEREVYIQNFMSLLREELKKLDVNARVSGRPKHLYSIWKKMERKHAQLADLYDLLAVRVMVDSIPTCYTVLGAVHGLWPHIPKEFDDYIANPKDNGYQSLHTVVIGPDDRPVEVQIRTAAMHEFAEYGVAAHWRYKEGGSQDAAFDRSIASLRRLLESEEDNDSLLQDFREEPFGDAIFVLTPRAQVIRLVKGSTPVDFAYAIHSEVGHRCRGAKVNGVMVPLTHPLKSGDKVEILTAKQGGPTLGWLDPRLGYVRTAHARGKIRQWFKQQDHDKHLRAGKAILDKEKHKLQTRDIDLDTLARHFHLPRPDDVLLGIGRGDIGPGQLAAALQVPGFQPPPPAPQRKPAPAAVPGTGEVTVQGVRNLLTHFARCCSPIPGDPIIGYIGVGRGVTIHRQDCPNVVQLPLGKRNRLIDVAWGAETRVFPVEIEVRAFDRKGLLKDVTQVLAHEHINIVRTYTETNPRDQGVVMDITIEVHDLSQLSTALEKIGQIHNVQEARRKLHG; encoded by the coding sequence ATGAAGCACACGCACTACCAGTCCGACGCCTCGAAATTGGAGGCCGAGCAACTTCACCAACTGTTCGAGCAAGGTTATCCCGCCCAGGCGGAAAACATCCGCAAGGCCCTGAACCTCGCCATCGACGCGGCGGCCAAGGATTCCGAACCCCGGCCGCGCGGGGTCGACGTCGGGCATATCCTGCTGGACCTGAAGGTCGATGCCCACAGCGTCCAGGCGGCGCTGCTGGCGGACCCCTATCTGCGGGAGACGCTTCCGGCAGAGTTCGTCCGGGTCCATTTCGAAGAAGAGACCGTCCGCTTGCTGGAAAAGGTCAACTGGCTCAATACCTTCAACGAATATTCGCTGCAGGAAAACCCCGGCCCCGAACAGGCCGAACTGCTACGGCGCATGCTGCTGTCCGTGGTCAACGACGTCCGCGCCGTGCTCATCCGGCTCGCCTACCGGGTGCAGCGGATGCGCATCCTGAAATACCAGGACGACGGCGTCCGCGAGTCCATCGCCCGCGAAACCCTGGAACTTTACGCCCCCCTGGCGCACCGCCTGGGCGTCGGCCAGCTGAAATGGGAGTTGGAAGATCTGTCGTTCCGCTATCTGCATCCGGACGAATACCGCACGCTAGCCAAGTCCCTGAGTACCAACCGCGCGGAGCGCGAAGTCTATATCCAGAATTTCATGAGCCTGCTGCGGGAAGAACTCAAGAAACTCGATGTCAATGCGCGGGTCTCGGGCCGTCCCAAACATCTCTACAGCATCTGGAAGAAGATGGAGCGCAAACACGCCCAACTGGCCGATCTGTACGATCTGCTGGCGGTGCGGGTCATGGTGGACAGCATTCCCACCTGCTATACCGTGCTGGGTGCAGTGCACGGCTTGTGGCCGCACATTCCCAAGGAGTTCGACGACTACATTGCCAATCCCAAGGACAACGGCTACCAGTCGCTGCACACCGTCGTCATCGGTCCCGACGACCGTCCGGTGGAAGTCCAGATCCGTACCGCGGCAATGCATGAATTCGCCGAATACGGTGTCGCCGCCCACTGGCGCTACAAGGAAGGAGGCAGCCAGGACGCGGCATTCGACCGCAGCATCGCCTCCCTGCGCCGCCTGCTGGAAAGCGAGGAGGACAACGATTCGCTGCTGCAAGACTTCCGCGAAGAGCCTTTCGGCGATGCGATCTTCGTGCTCACGCCGCGCGCCCAGGTCATCCGTCTGGTCAAAGGCAGCACCCCGGTCGATTTCGCCTACGCCATCCACTCGGAAGTGGGCCATCGCTGCCGGGGCGCCAAGGTCAACGGCGTCATGGTGCCGCTGACCCACCCGCTGAAATCGGGAGACAAGGTCGAAATCCTCACCGCCAAGCAGGGCGGCCCGACCCTGGGCTGGCTCGATCCACGCCTGGGGTACGTGCGGACCGCGCATGCGCGCGGCAAGATCCGGCAGTGGTTCAAACAGCAGGACCACGACAAGCATCTGCGCGCGGGCAAGGCCATACTCGACAAGGAAAAGCACAAGCTCCAGACCCGTGACATCGACCTGGACACCCTGGCCCGCCATTTCCACCTGCCCAGGCCCGACGACGTCCTGCTCGGCATCGGCCGCGGCGACATCGGTCCCGGCCAACTGGCCGCCGCGCTGCAAGTGCCCGGATTCCAGCCGCCGCCGCCCGCCCCGCAGCGGAAACCGGCGCCCGCGGCCGTCCCCGGAACCGGCGAAGTGACCGTGCAGGGCGTCCGGAACCTCCTGACCCATTTCGCCCGCTGCTGCTCGCCGATTCCGGGTGATCCGATCATCGGCTACATCGGCGTGGGCCGCGGCGTGACCATCCACCGCCAGGACTGCCCCAACGTCGTCCAGCTACCCTTGGGCAAACGAAACCGTCTGATCGACGTCGCCTGGGGGGCGGAAACACGGGTGTTCCCGGTCGAAATCGAAGTCCGCGCATTCGACCGCAAGGGACTGCTCAAAGACGTCACCCAGGTGCTGGCCCATGAACACATCAATATCGTGCGGACTTATACCGAAACCAATCCTCGGGATCAGGGCGTCGTCATGGACATCACGATCGAAGTCCACGACCTGAGCCAGCTCAGCACCGCGTTGGAGAAAATCGGGCAGATTCATAACGTGCAGGAGGCGCGGCGGAAATTGCACGGCTGA